One region of Deinococcus detaillensis genomic DNA includes:
- a CDS encoding ABC transporter permease — MNVDASALPRQQLKTRSASAAAWRRFRRQPGAVAGLLITALLIAICIFAPWLAPHDPVTQYPNGLSELGAPLPPTHTFWFGTDALGRDLYSRLIFGTRTSLLVAVLSNLIATSIALVLGTLAGYFGGLTDTLIMRLTDVLISFPVLLLAAFLAAVLRPGIGVIIGVIGGVGWFYLARVIRAELLSVRRREYVEAARALGASDARIIFRHALPQILGQVMVYSTLNFSTTVLFVAALSYVGIGVQPPTPDWGNMIADGSQYLTVSPWLVIFPGIFLGLSVLSFNLLGDGLRDALDVKSGKKAI, encoded by the coding sequence GTGAACGTTGACGCTTCAGCACTGCCCCGGCAGCAACTCAAGACCCGCAGCGCTTCGGCTGCCGCGTGGAGGCGCTTTCGGCGGCAACCGGGCGCGGTGGCGGGACTGCTGATCACTGCGCTGCTGATCGCGATCTGCATTTTTGCCCCGTGGCTGGCACCGCATGACCCGGTGACACAGTACCCCAACGGCCTTTCGGAACTCGGTGCGCCGCTGCCACCAACCCACACCTTCTGGTTCGGCACCGACGCACTGGGCCGCGACCTCTACAGCCGCCTGATTTTCGGCACCCGTACTTCACTGCTCGTCGCAGTACTCTCCAATCTGATTGCCACATCTATCGCGCTGGTACTCGGTACGCTGGCCGGGTACTTCGGCGGGCTGACCGACACCCTGATCATGCGCTTGACCGATGTGCTGATCAGTTTCCCTGTGCTCTTGCTAGCGGCCTTTCTGGCAGCGGTGCTGCGCCCCGGCATCGGCGTGATCATCGGCGTCATCGGCGGAGTGGGCTGGTTTTATCTGGCGCGGGTGATCCGGGCCGAACTGCTCTCGGTGCGGCGGCGCGAATATGTCGAGGCGGCCCGCGCCCTGGGGGCCAGCGACGCCCGCATTATTTTTCGTCACGCCCTGCCGCAGATTCTCGGTCAGGTGATGGTCTACAGCACCCTCAATTTCTCGACCACCGTGCTGTTCGTGGCCGCTCTCTCCTACGTCGGTATCGGGGTGCAGCCGCCGACTCCCGACTGGGGCAACATGATCGCGGACGGCTCGCAGTACCTGACGGTCAGCCCTTGGCTGGTCATTTTCCCCGGCATCTTCCTGGGCCTCTCGGTGCTGAGTTTCAACTTGCTCGGTGACGGCCTGCGCGACGCGCTCGACGTCAAGAGCGGAAAGAAGGCGATCTGA
- a CDS encoding proline iminopeptidase-family hydrolase, which translates to MTPSNVQPSADEVRHITVDGAYQVYTRRVGHGPIKLLLLHGGPGCTHEYFESFAEFLSPDEYTFYYYDQLGSFYSDQPDDTSLWTVERFREEVEQVRSALGLESFYLFGNSWGGMLGIEYALKYQSHLKGLIVSNMTASIASYTEYINELRGQMAPAQVAVMKAHEAAGTLDDPEYQELLTKLYNQHICRVVPWPEPVQRMFGHLAQSVYNTMQGPNEFLVTGNFKDWNRWEDLHRIHVPTLLSVGRHDTMRPADIEEMGRRMPNSRVSICEEGSHLSMWDDQDTYFTALKTFLSDVEAGHFTPPSE; encoded by the coding sequence GTTCGGCACATCACCGTCGACGGTGCTTATCAGGTGTATACCCGGCGAGTCGGCCACGGCCCCATTAAACTCCTCTTACTCCACGGCGGCCCCGGCTGTACCCACGAGTATTTCGAGAGTTTCGCGGAGTTTCTCTCTCCGGACGAATACACCTTCTATTACTACGATCAGCTCGGCAGCTTTTATTCAGATCAGCCGGACGACACGAGCTTGTGGACGGTGGAGCGCTTCCGGGAAGAAGTCGAGCAAGTCCGGTCTGCCCTCGGTTTGGAGTCATTTTATTTGTTCGGCAATTCTTGGGGCGGAATGCTCGGTATCGAATACGCCCTTAAATACCAGTCTCATCTCAAGGGCCTGATCGTCAGCAACATGACGGCCAGCATCGCCTCCTACACCGAGTACATCAACGAACTGCGCGGGCAGATGGCCCCAGCACAAGTCGCGGTGATGAAGGCCCACGAAGCGGCCGGCACGCTTGACGACCCCGAATACCAAGAACTGCTGACCAAGCTCTACAACCAGCACATCTGCCGGGTGGTTCCTTGGCCCGAGCCGGTACAGCGCATGTTCGGCCACCTCGCCCAGTCGGTCTACAACACCATGCAGGGGCCCAACGAATTTCTCGTCACCGGCAACTTCAAAGACTGGAACCGCTGGGAAGATCTGCACCGCATCCACGTGCCGACGCTGCTGTCGGTCGGGCGGCACGACACCATGCGGCCCGCCGACATCGAGGAGATGGGCCGCCGAATGCCCAACAGCCGGGTGTCCATCTGCGAGGAGGGCAGTCACCTGAGCATGTGGGACGATCAGGACACCTATTTTACGGCGCTCAAGACCTTTCTCTCGGACGTCGAGGCCGGACACTTTACGCCCCCTTCTGAGTGA